In Corynebacterium nuruki S6-4, the following proteins share a genomic window:
- a CDS encoding ParA family protein encodes MTADRWDDTPIADAARRAAMINNPARLSLPHPDQTRRLTVANQKGGVGKTTSTVNIAWALAIHGMKVLVVDLDPQGNASTACGVAHQVGTPSSYELLIGKATAAETVQVNPDNANLHCIPATIDLAGAEIELVSMVRREYRLRDNLTDEFLATEGYDYVFIDCPPSLGLLTINAMNTATEVLIPIQCEYYALEGVGQLLNNISMIRQHLNPELHVSAVLLTMYDARTKLAEQVADEVRSHFGSVVLDNLIPRSVKVSEAPGYGQTVLQYDAGSRGALAYFDAAVELAERGDYLPVEQTAPIGVAPELRAELAQQGAQS; translated from the coding sequence ATGACTGCAGACCGCTGGGACGATACCCCGATCGCGGACGCCGCACGCCGCGCCGCCATGATCAACAATCCGGCGCGACTGTCACTGCCCCACCCCGACCAGACGCGACGGCTGACCGTCGCGAACCAGAAGGGGGGCGTCGGCAAGACCACCTCGACGGTGAACATCGCCTGGGCGCTGGCCATCCACGGCATGAAGGTCCTCGTCGTCGACCTCGACCCGCAGGGCAACGCCTCCACGGCGTGCGGGGTGGCGCACCAGGTCGGCACGCCGTCGTCCTATGAACTGCTCATCGGCAAGGCGACCGCCGCCGAAACGGTCCAGGTCAACCCGGACAACGCGAACCTGCACTGCATCCCCGCCACCATCGATCTCGCCGGTGCGGAGATCGAACTGGTCTCCATGGTGCGCCGCGAGTACCGGCTGCGCGACAACCTCACCGACGAGTTCCTCGCGACCGAGGGCTACGACTATGTCTTCATCGACTGTCCGCCGTCGCTCGGTCTGCTGACCATCAACGCGATGAACACCGCCACCGAGGTACTCATCCCGATCCAGTGCGAGTACTACGCCCTGGAGGGCGTGGGGCAGCTGCTCAACAATATTTCGATGATCCGGCAGCATCTGAACCCGGAGCTGCACGTCTCCGCGGTACTGCTCACCATGTACGACGCGCGCACCAAGCTCGCGGAGCAGGTCGCCGACGAGGTGCGGTCGCACTTCGGCTCGGTGGTGCTGGACAACCTCATCCCGCGCAGCGTGAAGGTCTCCGAGGCACCCGGATACGGTCAGACCGTCCTGCAGTACGACGCAGGCTCGCGTGGTGCCCTCGCCTACTTCGATGCGGCCGTGGAACTGGCTGAGCGGGGTGACTACCTGCCGGTCGAGCAGACCGCCCCGATCGGGGTCGCCCCCGAACTCCGCGCCGAGCTGGCCCAGCAGGGAGCACAGTCATGA
- a CDS encoding ParB/RepB/Spo0J family partition protein, whose amino-acid sequence MSGKRRKPTLPQMDLQRPASGSGGLGRGLSALIPTAPTKPHLGNSAADVILGAGSGNGASARAAAAAEAAAADAAGQAVENAATAGPGTGSDAGSEAAPNEFGATYQELPVGDVRVNPKNPRQVFEEEPLNELVHSIREFGLLQPVVVRPVADGYELIMGERRLRATQLAGLETIPAIVRETDDQAMLRDALLENIHRVNLNPLEEASAYQQLLEEFDVTQAELAKKLGRSRPVITNMIRLLQLPVPVQRKVAAGVLSAGHARALLGMKGPTDADIAAAQEALAGRIVAEGLSVRATEEAVVLHNRGEGGEPVKTKRAAREQPPQVREWASSAADALDTRVTVQMGTKKGKIVVEFGDTDDFERITDLLRLPREGQ is encoded by the coding sequence ATGAGTGGTAAGCGCAGGAAGCCCACGTTGCCGCAGATGGATCTGCAGCGCCCCGCCTCGGGGTCCGGTGGACTGGGCCGCGGCCTGTCCGCCCTGATCCCCACGGCGCCGACGAAACCCCATCTGGGCAACAGCGCCGCCGATGTCATCCTCGGCGCCGGGTCCGGCAACGGGGCTTCCGCCCGTGCCGCCGCGGCCGCCGAAGCTGCTGCCGCGGACGCGGCCGGGCAGGCCGTGGAGAACGCCGCCACCGCCGGCCCCGGTACCGGCTCCGATGCGGGGTCGGAGGCGGCCCCGAACGAATTCGGCGCGACCTACCAGGAGCTGCCGGTCGGTGACGTCCGGGTCAACCCGAAGAACCCCCGCCAGGTGTTCGAGGAGGAGCCGCTCAACGAGCTCGTCCACTCGATCCGCGAGTTCGGACTGCTGCAGCCGGTCGTCGTGCGCCCCGTCGCGGACGGCTATGAACTCATCATGGGTGAGCGGCGACTGCGCGCCACCCAGCTGGCGGGGCTCGAGACCATCCCCGCGATCGTCCGGGAGACCGACGATCAGGCGATGCTGCGGGACGCCCTGCTGGAGAACATCCACCGGGTGAACCTCAATCCGCTGGAAGAGGCGAGCGCCTACCAGCAGCTCCTCGAGGAGTTCGACGTGACGCAGGCGGAGCTGGCGAAGAAGCTCGGCCGCTCCCGCCCGGTGATCACCAACATGATCCGCCTGCTGCAGTTGCCGGTACCCGTGCAGCGCAAGGTCGCCGCCGGCGTCCTCAGCGCAGGCCATGCCCGGGCCCTGCTCGGGATGAAGGGGCCGACGGACGCCGACATCGCCGCCGCCCAGGAGGCACTGGCGGGCCGTATCGTCGCCGAGGGGCTCAGTGTCCGGGCGACGGAGGAGGCGGTCGTCCTCCACAACCGTGGCGAGGGTGGGGAGCCGGTCAAGACGAAGCGGGCGGCCCGCGAGCAGCCGCCGCAGGTCCGGGAATGGGCCAGCAGCGCCGCGGACGCCCTGGACACCCGTGTCACCGTGCAGATGGGGACGAAGAAGGGGAAGATCGTCGTGGAATTCGGTGACACCGACGACTTCGAGCGCATCACCGATCTGCTGCGCCTGCCCCGCGAGGGTCAGTAG
- a CDS encoding N-acetylmuramoyl-L-alanine amidase — protein MYGEVLKVGDRDPRVAEVRGTLARLGYIDGFTGDAAGDSQQWRPGDDLFDPALETSLRAFQQQRGIIADGHITAGTLRALREASYTLGARVLSLQPPGHWFIGDDVAALQQQLNDLGFYTDRVDGHFGPNTHDAVRRYQLDYALTSDGICGPVTLRALSYLGRRITGGSPQAIHEQEQIRAAGSRLTGKRVVIDPGFGDDHSGQVVRGRYGEITEEEILWDLATRTEGRMIAAGMETILSRPRSGDPTSLDRASIANAFGADLMISLRCDQYRNDKANGAASFFFGSESGNSSVMGEKLAGFIQREVVARTPLTDCGRHGRTWDVLRLTQMPTVQFYAGYLTNPHDVAVLTDPDQRDTMAEAIVVAVKRLYLLDNDNAPTGTYTFSELLEDERR, from the coding sequence GTGTACGGAGAAGTACTCAAGGTCGGCGACCGGGATCCGCGGGTGGCGGAGGTCCGGGGCACGCTCGCACGTCTCGGCTACATCGACGGCTTCACCGGCGACGCGGCCGGCGACTCCCAGCAGTGGCGCCCCGGTGACGACCTGTTCGATCCCGCCCTGGAGACGTCACTCCGGGCCTTCCAGCAGCAGCGCGGCATCATCGCCGACGGACACATCACCGCGGGCACACTCCGGGCACTGCGGGAGGCGTCCTACACCCTGGGCGCCCGCGTCCTGTCGCTGCAGCCCCCGGGACACTGGTTCATCGGTGACGATGTCGCCGCACTCCAGCAGCAGCTCAACGACCTCGGTTTCTACACCGACCGGGTCGACGGACATTTCGGGCCGAACACCCATGACGCGGTCCGCCGCTACCAGCTGGACTACGCCCTCACCTCGGACGGCATCTGCGGTCCGGTGACCCTGCGCGCCCTGTCCTACCTCGGCAGACGCATCACCGGCGGCTCCCCGCAGGCCATCCACGAGCAGGAGCAGATCCGCGCCGCCGGATCCCGGCTCACCGGCAAGCGGGTGGTCATCGACCCGGGCTTCGGGGACGACCACTCCGGACAGGTCGTCCGCGGCCGCTACGGGGAGATCACCGAGGAGGAGATCCTGTGGGATCTCGCCACCCGGACCGAGGGCCGGATGATCGCGGCGGGCATGGAGACCATCCTCTCCCGGCCGCGGTCGGGCGATCCGACGAGTCTGGACCGGGCGAGCATCGCCAACGCCTTCGGCGCGGACCTCATGATCTCCCTGCGCTGCGACCAGTACCGCAACGACAAGGCCAACGGCGCCGCCTCCTTCTTCTTCGGCTCCGAATCCGGCAACTCGTCGGTGATGGGGGAGAAGCTCGCCGGTTTCATCCAGCGGGAGGTCGTCGCCCGGACGCCGCTGACCGACTGCGGACGCCACGGGCGGACCTGGGACGTCCTGCGGCTGACGCAGATGCCGACGGTGCAGTTCTACGCCGGCTATCTGACGAACCCCCACGATGTCGCCGTCCTCACCGACCCGGACCAGCGGGACACGATGGCGGAGGCGATCGTGGTGGCGGTGAAGCGGCTGTACCTCCTCGACAACGACAACGCCCCCACCGGCACCTACACCTTCAGCGAGCTGCTGGAGGACGAACGGCGGTAG
- the trxA gene encoding thioredoxin has product MAEPITVTQDTFRSTVIDADRPVLVDFWASWCRPCLQMEPVLEEIAQTYDGRATVAKVNVDEERVLASMFQVMSIPALMVFSGGKKVAELHGRQSREDLTDRLDALA; this is encoded by the coding sequence ATGGCTGAGCCGATCACCGTCACCCAGGACACCTTCCGTTCCACCGTGATCGATGCGGACCGACCGGTTCTCGTGGACTTCTGGGCGAGCTGGTGCCGCCCCTGTCTCCAGATGGAGCCGGTCCTCGAGGAGATCGCGCAGACCTATGACGGCCGCGCCACCGTGGCGAAGGTCAACGTCGACGAGGAACGCGTCCTGGCCTCGATGTTCCAGGTGATGAGCATCCCCGCTCTGATGGTGTTCTCCGGCGGAAAGAAGGTCGCCGAGCTCCACGGACGTCAGTCACGCGAGGACCTCACCGACCGCCTGGACGCCCTGGCCTGA
- the trxB gene encoding thioredoxin-disulfide reductase, giving the protein MSEAAPGTVHDLIIIGSGPAGYTAAVYAARAELKPIVFEGIEYGGLLMQTTEVENFPGFPAGIQGPALMEDMRSQAEKFGADLRIEDVVRVELDGDVKKVFTDDEELHAKSVILATGAAPRYLGVPGEEQLLGHGVSACATCDGFFFKEKQIAVVGGGDSAMEEADFLTKFGDRVTIIHRRDQFRASAIMQERVLNNPKIDVIYNAKVTEVLGDGAVQALRLEDTVTGESREVPMDAMFVAIGHDPRTAVFEGQVDLKEDGYVKVAEPSTATSLPGVFAAGDLVDSHYQQAVTAAGSGCRAALDAEAYLAGLGA; this is encoded by the coding sequence ATGAGTGAAGCAGCCCCCGGTACCGTCCACGACCTCATCATCATCGGATCCGGCCCTGCCGGATACACCGCCGCCGTCTACGCGGCCCGCGCCGAACTGAAGCCGATCGTCTTCGAGGGCATCGAGTACGGCGGTCTGCTCATGCAGACCACCGAGGTCGAGAACTTCCCCGGTTTCCCGGCCGGTATCCAGGGCCCCGCCCTGATGGAGGACATGCGCAGCCAGGCCGAGAAGTTCGGCGCCGACCTGCGCATCGAGGATGTCGTCCGCGTCGAGCTCGACGGTGACGTGAAGAAGGTCTTCACCGACGACGAGGAGCTCCACGCGAAGTCGGTCATCCTCGCCACCGGCGCCGCACCCCGCTACCTCGGCGTCCCGGGGGAGGAGCAGCTGCTGGGCCACGGCGTGTCCGCGTGCGCCACCTGCGACGGATTCTTCTTCAAGGAGAAGCAGATCGCCGTCGTCGGCGGCGGCGATTCGGCGATGGAGGAGGCCGACTTCCTGACGAAGTTCGGTGACCGGGTCACGATCATCCACCGGCGCGACCAGTTCCGCGCCTCCGCGATCATGCAGGAGCGGGTCCTGAACAACCCGAAGATCGACGTCATCTACAACGCGAAGGTCACCGAGGTCCTCGGCGACGGCGCGGTGCAGGCGCTGCGGCTGGAGGACACGGTCACCGGCGAGTCCCGGGAGGTCCCGATGGACGCCATGTTCGTCGCCATCGGCCACGATCCGCGCACCGCCGTCTTCGAAGGCCAGGTGGATCTCAAGGAGGACGGCTACGTGAAGGTCGCCGAGCCCTCCACCGCGACCTCCCTGCCGGGCGTCTTCGCCGCCGGCGACCTCGTGGACTCGCACTACCAGCAGGCTGTCACCGCCGCAGGGTCCGGCTGCCGCGCCGCGCTCGACGCCGAGGCCTACCTCGCCGGGCTCGGCGCCTGA
- a CDS encoding RNA polymerase sigma factor, protein MHTTTSTTIRPEPATAAGIARTAPAAPAAPAAPAASPAPAAPPAPAPPAPPAASTAPTDAELLRRHRAGCPDAYRDLVTRHERLLGWTVRQAGVAHDDRADVMQDGLLKIHRRAGSFRGDDSATGWMCAIMTNTARSHLRSTARADEHQLRSPDADLVTRLSDRRTPETTGSLTRILITEALAGLHPELRRVLLLTEVAGLTVGDVATELGVPTGTVKSRRSRARHQLAGRLRAMGVAPATMADRD, encoded by the coding sequence ATGCACACCACCACCTCGACAACCATCCGACCCGAACCCGCCACCGCAGCAGGCATCGCTCGCACCGCACCGGCTGCGCCCGCGGCACCCGCAGCACCGGCAGCGTCACCTGCACCGGCAGCGCCACCAGCACCCGCACCACCCGCACCACCCGCAGCGTCGACAGCGCCCACCGACGCCGAACTGCTCCGGCGCCACCGCGCGGGCTGCCCGGACGCCTACCGGGACCTGGTCACCCGGCATGAACGCCTGCTCGGCTGGACCGTCCGGCAGGCCGGCGTCGCCCACGACGACCGGGCGGACGTCATGCAGGACGGACTGCTGAAGATCCACCGCCGGGCCGGGTCCTTCCGCGGCGACGACTCGGCCACCGGCTGGATGTGCGCGATCATGACCAACACCGCACGCAGCCATCTGCGCAGCACCGCCCGCGCCGACGAACACCAGCTCCGGTCACCGGACGCCGACCTCGTCACCCGCCTTTCCGACCGGCGCACCCCGGAGACCACCGGTTCACTCACCCGGATCCTCATCACCGAGGCACTGGCCGGTCTCCACCCCGAACTGCGGCGCGTCCTGCTGCTCACGGAGGTCGCGGGCTTGACCGTCGGAGACGTCGCCACCGAACTCGGCGTCCCGACCGGGACCGTGAAATCGCGGCGCTCCCGGGCCCGCCACCAGCTCGCCGGACGACTGCGGGCGATGGGCGTCGCCCCGGCCACCATGGCCGACCGCGACTGA